Proteins encoded in a region of the Longimicrobiaceae bacterium genome:
- the dnaJ gene encoding molecular chaperone DnaJ, giving the protein MRDYYEILGVAREADGETIKKAYRKLALQYHPDRNGGDREAEDKFKEATEAYEVLRDDQKRVAYDRYGHAGVKAGAGAGFGGRGGFGFEEALNIFMRDFGGFGGFDDLFAAQGRRRGGAQQRGRDLRVKLDVTLAEVATGVHRKLKLKVLDPCSACTGTGSASGAPPEPCETCQGMGEVRRVQRSVFGQFVSASACPTCQGEGRIIRTPCKVCQGDGRQRADRTVEVDIPAGVSSENYMTLRGQGNAGPRGGPRGDVVVVIEVEDDPRFLRDGSDLVHDLGVTFSQAALGMELEVPTVYGPETVRVPAGVQSGNVITLRGKGLPHLGGGGRGDQHVRVHVWTPTQLTSEQEELFRRLAELEGPVPGGEGKSRQGFWDKVKGAFAA; this is encoded by the coding sequence ATGAGAGACTATTACGAGATCCTCGGCGTCGCCCGCGAGGCGGACGGGGAAACGATCAAGAAGGCGTACCGGAAGCTCGCCCTCCAGTACCATCCGGACCGCAACGGCGGGGACCGGGAGGCCGAGGACAAGTTCAAGGAGGCCACGGAGGCCTACGAGGTGCTCCGCGACGATCAGAAGCGTGTGGCCTACGACCGCTACGGCCACGCCGGGGTGAAGGCCGGGGCGGGTGCCGGATTCGGCGGGCGGGGCGGCTTCGGCTTCGAGGAGGCGCTGAACATCTTCATGCGCGACTTCGGGGGCTTCGGCGGCTTCGACGACCTGTTCGCCGCGCAGGGGCGCCGCCGGGGCGGGGCGCAGCAGCGCGGCCGCGACCTCCGCGTGAAGCTGGACGTCACCCTGGCCGAGGTCGCCACCGGGGTGCACCGCAAGCTCAAGCTCAAGGTGCTCGACCCCTGCTCCGCCTGCACCGGGACGGGCTCCGCCAGCGGGGCTCCGCCGGAGCCCTGCGAGACCTGCCAGGGGATGGGCGAGGTGCGGCGGGTGCAGCGCAGCGTGTTCGGGCAGTTCGTGAGCGCCTCCGCGTGCCCCACCTGCCAGGGCGAGGGGCGGATCATCCGCACCCCCTGCAAGGTCTGCCAGGGCGACGGGCGGCAGCGCGCCGACCGCACCGTTGAGGTGGACATCCCCGCCGGCGTCAGCTCCGAGAACTACATGACGCTGCGCGGACAGGGGAACGCCGGCCCGCGCGGCGGCCCCCGCGGCGACGTGGTCGTGGTCATCGAGGTGGAGGACGATCCGCGCTTCCTCCGCGACGGGAGCGACCTGGTGCACGACCTGGGGGTCACCTTCAGCCAGGCGGCGCTCGGGATGGAGCTGGAGGTGCCGACGGTGTACGGCCCCGAGACCGTCCGGGTCCCGGCCGGCGTGCAGAGCGGCAACGTGATCACCCTCCGCGGCAAGGGGCTCCCGCACCTGGGCGGCGGGGGCCGCGGCGACCAGCACGTCCGGGTGCACGTCTGGACTCCCACGCAGCTCACCTCCGAGCAGGAGGAGCTGTTCCGCCGCCTGGCGGAGCTGGAGGGCCCCGTCCCCGGCGGGGAAGGGAAGAGCCGGCAGGGGTTCTGGGACAAGGTCAAGGGAGCGTTCGCCGCTTGA
- the hrcA gene encoding heat-inducible transcriptional repressor HrcA, producing MQGEPLTEREHHVLDAVIRTYVETAEPAGSRMLTRRFQLGVSPATVRNTMSDLEEKGYLYHPHTSAGRIPTDRAYRFFVDSLIGAPRLSEVELASIRQELEAGADRAGVERLVGRAAQVLGLLTQELGIAVAPRLDAATLERLELIPVTGGKVLLVLALRAGRVRTIYVDVPSTVPASALASVARILNERLAGHTLREIRATLPERLRDTVAAGDPASELLNIFLQSREEWFDSPGDAAADLHLGRASVLADQPEFASGERMRGLIELIEHRDLLKSVLGDRVGSHPLQVTIGEEHGTPALAGFTVVTSEYHVGDLKGVIGVIGPTRMPYDRVIAFVEKTSTLVSEFLA from the coding sequence ATGCAAGGGGAACCGCTCACCGAGCGCGAGCACCACGTCCTGGACGCGGTGATCCGCACCTACGTGGAGACCGCCGAGCCCGCCGGGAGCCGCATGCTCACCCGGCGGTTCCAGCTCGGCGTGTCTCCGGCCACGGTGCGGAACACCATGAGCGACCTGGAGGAGAAGGGGTACCTGTACCACCCGCACACCTCGGCGGGGCGGATTCCCACCGACCGGGCGTACCGCTTCTTCGTCGATTCGCTCATCGGGGCTCCGCGCCTTTCCGAGGTGGAACTGGCCTCGATCCGCCAGGAGCTGGAGGCGGGCGCGGACCGGGCGGGGGTGGAGCGGCTGGTAGGGCGGGCCGCGCAGGTCCTGGGGCTCCTCACGCAGGAGCTGGGGATCGCCGTCGCGCCGCGGCTGGACGCCGCCACGCTGGAGCGGCTGGAGCTGATCCCCGTCACCGGGGGGAAGGTGCTCCTGGTCCTGGCGCTTCGCGCCGGCCGGGTGCGCACCATCTACGTGGATGTCCCCTCCACCGTCCCCGCCTCCGCGCTCGCCTCCGTGGCGCGCATCCTGAACGAGCGGCTGGCGGGGCACACCCTGCGCGAGATCCGCGCGACACTCCCGGAGCGCCTGCGCGACACCGTGGCCGCGGGGGACCCGGCGTCGGAGCTGCTGAACATCTTCCTGCAGTCGCGCGAGGAGTGGTTCGACTCCCCGGGCGACGCCGCCGCGGACCTGCACCTGGGGCGCGCCTCCGTCCTGGCCGACCAGCCGGAGTTCGCCAGCGGGGAGCGCATGCGCGGGCTGATCGAGCTGATCGAGCACCGCGACCTCCTCAAGAGCGTCCTCGGCGACCGGGTCGGGTCGCACCCGCTCCAGGTCACCATCGGCGAGGAGCACGGCACCCCCGCGCTCGCGGGCTTCACGGTGGTCACCTCCGAGTACCACGTCGGCGACCTGAAGGGGGTGATCGGGGTGATCGGGCCCACCCGGATGCCGTACGACCGCGTGATCGCATTCGTCGAGAAGACCTCGACGCTGGTTTCCGAATTCCTGGCCTGA